TCATCCTCCCAAACACAGACTCACCTTTCAGTAGCACACCATAAGGACATGTGTGGGGTCAAGTTATAACCACTACCGATGGCTACCGCTTCGCCAAGAAGGGCGAGACTTTACGCTGCAAGAGTCGAACAAGCGCGGGATCCATGTAAGCATACTGATCAGAAATATCTAAACAGATAACTCGCTTGTTCTTGAGCATCGAACCAAACTGCCTGGTCAACTTTCTCTGTTGACTTTTCTCCATGACAAAAACGAGATCTGCCCATGTGAGCAAATCACGAGAGAGAGGTTCCTCTGCGTCAGGGG
The sequence above is a segment of the Deltaproteobacteria bacterium genome. Coding sequences within it:
- a CDS encoding phosphotyrosine protein phosphatase; amino-acid sequence: MREKKHFLFVCSRNRLRSPTAERLFSSYPDIEVASAGTAPDAEEPLSRDLLTWADLVFVMEKSQQRKLTRQFGSMLKNKRVICLDISDQYAYMDPALVRLLQRKVSPFLAKR